In a genomic window of Borrelia maritima:
- the polA gene encoding DNA polymerase I, with protein MKDLYLIDALNIIFRNYHVMKNYPLLNTQGENVNAFIGFFKTLFFIIKEKNPEHLIITFDSETPTFRKQKYPDYKATRDAPPNDLIPQIGWIKEGLLKAKIPIFEIEGYEADDLLASFAKKAAKDNYLTYIISPDKDLLQTMSEQIKILKIENNSFVEMNNEYVIKKFGINSFQIKDYLAIVGDRSDNIPGIKGIGPKGAATLLKEFKTLKGIYSNLELINKKHRELLIKEKENAFLSYELVSLEENLKIPEIENFTLKNISEEVISLFEKHSAISLIKTYKKDILKQEKINLGQKSLFEQDPTTNSLDALNTIDTENVKYHPITTKKELDNLIESLKKAKYISMDTETSSLDIYTAKLIGISISFKEFEGYYIPIEAKGKIYIEKNYIIQKFNNLFESNPKIIGQNYKFDYRILKNNGFSPIPPYFDTMIAAYLIDANSKVSLDFLAEKYLMHKNIKYEDVIQKNDTFANISLEMATSYSSEDADITFRLFNIFTEKLKEDKLDKLMHEIEMPFNKVIIEMEENGIYLDKEYLKEYAKELGKELELIENEIIKSIEIDFNLNSPKQMHEILFEKLNLKLPEKMKKDSTDIKVLESLRGQHESIANLIKHRQIAKLKSTYTDNLIELINHKTNRLHTSFIQTKTATGRITSINPNLQNIPIKDEKGRKIRKAFKPENGNIFISADYSQIELAILAHLSQDEELIKAFENNKDIHTETASKLFKIEEKEITPNLRRIAKSINFGIIYRMSDFRLAKELGITKEEARGFIKSYFESYPKIKEFIINQINFVRNAGYSETILKRRRYIKEINSNNYLERSAAERIAINSIIQGSAADIMKIAMIKVFNEFKSKKMESKILLQVHDEMLIESPIKEEDEVKKILKIMMETAYTLSLPLKANIETGQSWGEIH; from the coding sequence ATGAAAGACCTTTACCTAATTGACGCATTAAACATCATATTTAGAAATTATCACGTAATGAAAAACTATCCACTTTTAAACACACAGGGAGAAAATGTAAATGCATTTATAGGCTTTTTTAAAACACTATTCTTCATAATAAAAGAAAAAAATCCTGAACATTTGATTATTACTTTTGATTCAGAAACACCAACATTTAGAAAGCAAAAATATCCAGACTACAAAGCAACAAGAGATGCGCCTCCAAATGATTTAATACCTCAAATTGGGTGGATAAAAGAGGGCCTTTTAAAGGCAAAAATACCAATCTTTGAGATCGAAGGCTACGAAGCTGACGATCTGTTAGCTAGTTTTGCAAAAAAAGCTGCAAAGGATAATTATTTAACTTACATTATTTCTCCTGACAAAGACTTGCTGCAAACTATGTCAGAGCAGATAAAGATACTTAAAATTGAAAACAACAGCTTTGTTGAAATGAACAATGAGTATGTAATAAAAAAATTCGGAATAAACAGCTTTCAAATAAAAGATTATTTAGCTATTGTTGGAGACAGATCTGACAATATACCCGGAATAAAAGGCATTGGTCCAAAAGGAGCAGCAACTTTATTAAAAGAATTTAAAACCCTAAAAGGGATATATTCAAATTTAGAACTAATAAATAAAAAACATCGAGAACTTTTAATCAAAGAAAAAGAAAATGCTTTTTTAAGCTACGAACTTGTAAGTCTTGAAGAAAATTTAAAGATTCCAGAAATTGAAAACTTCACCTTAAAAAATATTAGTGAAGAGGTAATATCTCTGTTTGAAAAGCATTCAGCAATTTCTCTAATAAAAACTTATAAAAAAGACATATTAAAACAAGAAAAAATAAATTTAGGCCAAAAAAGCTTATTTGAACAGGATCCCACTACCAACAGTTTAGATGCCTTAAATACAATAGACACAGAAAATGTTAAATACCATCCAATAACAACAAAAAAAGAGCTTGACAATTTAATAGAAAGCCTTAAAAAAGCTAAATACATATCAATGGATACAGAAACATCTTCGCTTGACATCTATACAGCAAAATTAATTGGAATTTCCATTTCATTTAAAGAATTTGAAGGTTACTATATTCCAATCGAAGCCAAAGGAAAAATTTACATAGAAAAAAATTATATAATACAAAAATTTAATAATCTCTTTGAATCAAACCCAAAAATAATTGGTCAAAATTATAAATTTGACTACAGAATACTTAAAAATAATGGATTTAGTCCTATACCACCCTATTTTGATACAATGATTGCAGCATACCTTATTGATGCAAATTCAAAAGTATCTCTTGATTTTCTTGCAGAAAAATATTTAATGCATAAAAATATTAAATATGAAGATGTGATACAAAAAAACGATACCTTCGCAAATATATCTCTAGAAATGGCAACAAGTTATTCATCCGAAGATGCTGATATTACATTTAGATTGTTTAATATATTTACCGAAAAACTAAAAGAAGACAAACTTGACAAGCTAATGCACGAAATAGAAATGCCTTTTAACAAGGTAATTATAGAAATGGAAGAAAATGGCATTTATCTTGATAAAGAATACCTAAAAGAATATGCGAAAGAACTTGGGAAAGAATTAGAACTAATCGAAAACGAAATAATAAAAAGCATAGAAATTGATTTTAATTTAAATTCTCCAAAACAAATGCATGAAATTTTATTTGAAAAATTAAATCTAAAATTACCAGAAAAAATGAAAAAAGATTCAACTGATATAAAAGTGCTTGAATCTCTCAGAGGACAGCATGAATCGATTGCAAATTTAATAAAACACAGACAAATCGCAAAATTGAAGAGCACTTACACAGATAATTTGATAGAGCTAATAAACCATAAAACAAACAGACTACATACAAGCTTCATACAAACAAAAACAGCAACTGGTAGAATAACTAGCATAAATCCCAACTTACAAAACATACCAATAAAAGATGAGAAAGGGCGAAAAATAAGAAAAGCATTTAAACCGGAAAATGGAAATATTTTTATTTCAGCTGATTATTCTCAGATTGAGCTTGCTATACTTGCTCATTTATCACAAGATGAAGAACTTATTAAAGCATTTGAAAATAATAAAGACATTCACACAGAAACTGCTTCTAAGCTTTTCAAAATAGAGGAAAAAGAAATTACTCCCAACTTGAGAAGAATAGCAAAATCTATTAATTTTGGAATAATTTATAGAATGTCAGATTTTAGACTTGCAAAAGAACTAGGAATTACAAAAGAAGAAGCAAGAGGATTTATCAAGTCCTACTTTGAATCTTATCCAAAAATCAAAGAGTTTATAATAAATCAAATAAACTTCGTAAGAAATGCTGGATACAGCGAAACCATCCTAAAAAGAAGAAGATACATAAAAGAAATTAATAGCAATAATTATCTAGAAAGATCTGCTGCAGAAAGAATAGCTATAAATAGCATAATTCAAGGGAGTGCCGCAGATATCATGAAAATTGCAATGATTAAAGTATTTAATGAATTTAAAAGTAAAAAAATGGAATCAAAAATACTACTACAAGTGCACGACGAAATGCTTATTGAATCACCTATTAAAGAAGAAGATGAAGTGAAAAAAATATTAAAAATTATGATGGAAACTGCTTACACATTAAGTCTACCCTTAAAAGCAAATATTGAAACGGGTCAATCATGGGGAGAAATTCATTAA
- the fliS gene encoding flagellar export chaperone FliS: MIAKEKIYKQTQINTSNPLSILIMLYEKAIQDLKIAKELIKDENWQNAIKANEKIFHAQEIITELMSTLNFEQGGNISTNLFSIYSFLNKELENVLLKKEMHKIDNVIKQLQTLNSTWKQLRNKENNVTQNKLGINIVS, translated from the coding sequence TTGATAGCAAAAGAAAAAATATATAAACAAACACAAATAAACACATCAAACCCCCTCTCAATATTAATAATGCTTTATGAGAAAGCAATACAGGATTTAAAAATTGCCAAAGAGCTTATAAAAGATGAAAATTGGCAAAATGCAATTAAAGCTAATGAAAAAATCTTTCATGCACAAGAAATCATTACTGAATTAATGTCAACTTTAAATTTTGAACAAGGTGGAAACATCTCTACAAACCTATTCTCAATATACTCATTTCTAAATAAAGAGCTAGAAAATGTTCTTTTAAAAAAAGAAATGCATAAAATCGACAATGTTATAAAACAACTACAAACGTTAAACTCTACCTGGAAACAGTTAAGAAATAAAGAAAATAATGTTACTCAAAATAAATTAGGAATCAACATTGTCAGCTAA
- a CDS encoding response regulator — translation MEENKKALIADDSLFMRKNLIKILKQLGFNEFLEAEDGIQAVKEFEKQNNIDLITLDITMMGMDGITALEKMYEINKKLLKKANILMVTAIGKQELIQKALSLGAKGYITKPFKKEQIIEQIKLLD, via the coding sequence TTGGAAGAAAACAAAAAAGCTTTAATAGCTGATGATTCACTTTTTATGAGAAAAAACCTAATAAAAATTTTAAAGCAATTAGGATTTAACGAATTTTTAGAAGCTGAAGATGGAATTCAAGCTGTTAAAGAATTTGAAAAACAAAATAATATCGATCTAATAACACTCGACATAACAATGATGGGAATGGATGGAATTACAGCTCTTGAAAAAATGTACGAAATTAATAAAAAATTGCTTAAAAAAGCCAATATATTAATGGTTACAGCTATTGGAAAGCAAGAATTAATACAAAAAGCTTTATCTCTTGGGGCTAAAGGGTATATTACAAAACCCTTTAAAAAAGAGCAAATAATAGAACAAATTAAACTTTTAGATTAG
- the ligA gene encoding NAD-dependent DNA ligase LigA, with product MSSKVQQEIADLKKLIRKWDKEYYIDSLPSVEDSVYDKHILRLQELESKYPEYKTLDSPTLKFGSDLLNDFKEVQHSAPILSLDKVYDLDSLKSWIDKIDFKNSFNISVEPKIDGCSIVLYYKDGIFEKALTRGNGKFGNDVTKNIRTIRHIPLFLDDKVDLVLRGEVYITKENFLKINKFLERPYTNSRNLASGILRRVDSREVANFPLNIFIYDLLNAGLEFETNNLAIARLKKLGFSLNPLIKFFDQKNSIKEVLNYIADITKKRNSFEYEIDGVVIKVSDFALRERLGYTSHHPKWAMAYKFEALSGFSRVNSIVVQVGRSGKITPVANIDKVFVSGAFITNATLHNQDYIMSIGLNVGDVVKVSRRGDVIPAVEMVINKSSTGFFKIPDNCPACKVVLVKEGAHFFCTNSNCPSASVERIKYFCSKNCMDIEGLSDKTIAFLFEKKFISSEIDLYTFNFYKLLEFKGFKEKKINNLINSIEASKKKPFSKLLLSMGIKEFGENTIRLLFLNSLNSFSKLFKLCQDRDFAFSSLLKIKGIGEKIALNIIEAFNDSIMLNKFKFFENLGFKMQECVVVDGENNLLFDKKFCVTGIFNGYPRSVVIDKLKNKGAIFSSCVTKSLDFLIVGEKAGTKLEKALNLNIKIMSFEDIKSYLD from the coding sequence ATGAGCAGTAAAGTGCAGCAAGAAATTGCAGACTTAAAGAAATTGATCAGAAAGTGGGATAAAGAGTACTACATTGACTCTTTGCCTAGTGTTGAAGATTCTGTATATGATAAGCATATTTTAAGGCTTCAAGAGCTAGAAAGTAAGTACCCAGAATATAAGACTTTAGATTCTCCTACTCTTAAATTTGGTAGTGATCTTTTGAATGACTTTAAAGAGGTTCAACATTCTGCTCCTATATTAAGTCTTGATAAGGTTTATGATCTTGATTCACTAAAATCATGGATAGATAAGATTGATTTTAAGAATTCTTTTAATATTTCTGTTGAGCCAAAGATTGATGGATGTTCTATTGTTCTTTATTATAAAGATGGTATTTTTGAGAAAGCTCTTACTAGGGGTAATGGAAAATTTGGTAATGACGTTACTAAAAATATTAGAACCATTAGACATATTCCTTTATTTCTTGATGATAAAGTTGATTTAGTATTAAGGGGCGAGGTTTATATTACTAAAGAAAATTTTTTGAAAATTAATAAATTTTTGGAAAGGCCTTATACTAATTCTAGAAATTTAGCTTCGGGAATACTTAGAAGGGTTGATAGTAGAGAGGTTGCTAATTTCCCTTTAAATATTTTCATTTATGATCTTTTGAATGCTGGATTGGAGTTTGAAACTAATAATTTAGCTATTGCAAGACTTAAAAAATTGGGCTTTAGTCTCAATCCCTTAATTAAGTTTTTTGATCAAAAAAATTCAATTAAAGAAGTTTTAAATTACATAGCAGATATTACAAAAAAAAGAAATTCTTTTGAATATGAAATAGACGGAGTTGTCATTAAGGTCAGTGATTTTGCGTTAAGAGAAAGATTGGGATATACTTCGCACCATCCTAAATGGGCAATGGCTTATAAATTTGAGGCACTTTCAGGGTTTAGTAGGGTAAATAGTATTGTTGTCCAGGTTGGACGTAGTGGCAAAATTACTCCGGTTGCTAATATTGATAAAGTTTTTGTTTCAGGTGCTTTTATTACTAATGCAACATTACACAATCAAGATTATATAATGTCAATTGGTTTAAATGTTGGTGATGTTGTTAAAGTCTCAAGAAGGGGGGATGTGATTCCTGCCGTTGAAATGGTGATAAATAAATCTTCAACAGGATTTTTTAAGATTCCTGACAATTGTCCAGCTTGCAAAGTGGTTTTAGTCAAAGAAGGAGCACATTTCTTTTGTACAAATAGCAATTGTCCTTCAGCATCAGTTGAGAGAATAAAATATTTTTGTAGTAAAAATTGTATGGATATTGAAGGGCTTTCTGACAAGACCATTGCTTTTCTTTTTGAGAAAAAATTTATTTCTTCAGAAATTGATCTTTATACATTTAATTTTTATAAACTTCTTGAATTTAAAGGGTTTAAAGAGAAAAAGATAAATAATTTAATAAATTCAATTGAAGCTAGCAAAAAAAAGCCATTCAGCAAATTACTTCTTAGTATGGGGATTAAAGAATTTGGAGAAAATACAATAAGGCTATTGTTTCTTAACAGTTTAAATTCATTTTCAAAGCTTTTCAAGCTTTGTCAAGATAGAGATTTTGCTTTTTCATCATTATTGAAAATTAAAGGCATAGGAGAGAAAATTGCTTTAAATATTATTGAAGCTTTTAATGATTCAATAATGCTTAATAAGTTTAAATTTTTTGAAAATTTGGGATTTAAAATGCAAGAGTGTGTTGTGGTTGATGGTGAGAATAATTTATTGTTTGATAAAAAGTTTTGCGTTACTGGGATTTTTAATGGTTATCCTAGGTCTGTTGTTATTGATAAGCTAAAAAATAAAGGAGCAATTTTTAGCTCTTGTGTTACCAAAAGTTTAGATTTCCTTATTGTGGGAGAAAAAGCCGGGACAAAGCTTGAAAAAGCTTTGAATTTAAATATAAAAATCATGTCTTTTGAAGACATAAAAAGTTATTTAGATTAA
- a CDS encoding coiled-coil domain-containing protein — MNKIKSQIFKYFIILSCMSLFGANNTISYSSIEIPLEDLSEEFKDIDNKNNQINTSKPLNKDIISYKDLKKGKDLKLPENIRDKKMSNKRIDENDLKSVIENYENKINNIEKLLKTKNQKAAVNENKKIESIEKKAKKYEILTNKLKNEIIEIKKLLNKTSRPKKDENYDKMEIENIEEDIEDDDDDDNFEGNYEHNNKIKEINEDNYPSNERIINNLKENLQENEKYHTINEKKFDELEDRINDNENTILDLQRELRNFKKKDNSDKNLKEIEENLSSIGKIINALKEKISANEEINKENQKKIRTDKHKFKELENKINENEETILKLQKELNNFKKKEIPKKSLNEETLIPSITNKNDSLEENKNLEKEYLKPKEKNESHNLEENAKNNPKTTMIKTADFQIYPDIYLNNYKFKEKGDQFAFKIENTYYIEIDPTNNLNEALKNHEIISKHKFEKYFINPALKNKEEFFRNLIEVKNIHELGIMYKNLKPKFKQIRIIK, encoded by the coding sequence ATGAATAAAATAAAAAGTCAAATCTTTAAGTATTTTATAATACTTTCATGTATGTCATTATTTGGAGCTAATAATACAATAAGTTACTCTAGTATTGAAATTCCTCTAGAAGACTTAAGTGAAGAATTTAAAGATATTGATAATAAAAACAATCAAATAAACACCTCAAAGCCCTTAAACAAAGATATAATTTCCTATAAAGACCTAAAAAAAGGTAAAGATCTAAAATTACCAGAAAATATAAGAGACAAAAAAATGTCAAACAAAAGAATAGACGAAAATGATCTAAAATCTGTAATTGAAAATTATGAAAATAAAATTAACAATATAGAAAAGCTTTTAAAAACTAAAAATCAAAAAGCAGCAGTAAATGAAAATAAAAAAATAGAATCAATTGAAAAAAAAGCAAAAAAATATGAAATTTTAACTAATAAATTAAAAAACGAAATAATAGAAATAAAAAAACTCCTTAACAAAACCTCTAGACCTAAAAAAGATGAAAATTATGACAAAATGGAAATTGAAAACATTGAAGAAGATATAGAAGATGACGACGATGATGATAATTTTGAAGGAAATTATGAACACAATAATAAAATTAAAGAAATAAATGAAGATAACTACCCCTCTAACGAGAGAATAATAAATAATCTAAAAGAAAATCTCCAAGAGAACGAAAAATATCATACTATTAATGAAAAAAAATTCGATGAACTTGAAGATAGAATTAATGACAATGAAAATACCATTTTAGACCTGCAAAGAGAATTAAGAAATTTTAAAAAAAAAGACAACTCAGATAAAAACTTGAAAGAAATCGAAGAAAACTTATCTTCAATAGGAAAAATAATTAATGCACTAAAAGAAAAGATTAGCGCAAATGAGGAAATAAACAAAGAAAATCAAAAAAAAATAAGAACCGATAAACACAAGTTCAAGGAATTAGAAAATAAAATCAATGAAAATGAAGAGACTATTTTAAAACTTCAAAAAGAATTAAATAATTTTAAAAAAAAAGAAATTCCTAAAAAATCTTTAAACGAAGAAACTTTAATCCCAAGTATTACAAACAAAAATGATAGCTTAGAAGAAAATAAAAACCTGGAAAAAGAATATTTGAAGCCTAAAGAAAAAAATGAAAGTCACAATCTAGAAGAAAATGCTAAAAACAACCCAAAAACAACTATGATTAAAACAGCAGATTTTCAAATCTACCCTGATATATACCTTAATAACTATAAGTTTAAAGAAAAAGGGGATCAATTTGCATTTAAAATAGAAAACACATACTATATTGAAATAGATCCAACTAATAATTTAAATGAAGCCCTAAAAAATCATGAAATAATCTCAAAACATAAATTTGAAAAATATTTCATTAACCCTGCTCTAAAAAATAAAGAAGAATTTTTTAGGAACTTAATAGAAGTAAAAAATATTCACGAATTAGGCATTATGTATAAAAATCTTAAGCCTAAATTTAAACAAATAAGAATAATTAAATAA
- a CDS encoding FAD binding domain-containing protein produces MTDVKVYYPESFNILSNLFNKNLNNYIIYNEIDFKKNPNLFNRETSIDNFFLVGNFEKFNRVSLRGNFLEMGPCVTYNEILQIGEKNIPSLFYEFISKFNDKIYLNSINLANGFYYKNTIFDIYPLLLSLDAQIEFKNVLTKKTYVFSAYNLNRADYIANRSTILVTKFKFPMMNLWNRSFYHKVFFNTLSFDILEETDIIFICVLLNIKRDVINDFLLKIFYDDKVIVIKDFQILLLNKSLPLSFSEMENSLKMLDKNIRDSKNFNIGERNLKLIKNFYLDMLMSFNF; encoded by the coding sequence ATGACTGATGTTAAGGTTTATTATCCTGAAAGTTTTAATATATTATCTAATTTATTTAACAAAAATTTAAATAATTATATCATTTATAATGAAATAGATTTTAAAAAAAATCCTAATTTGTTTAATAGAGAAACATCCATTGATAATTTTTTTCTTGTTGGTAATTTTGAGAAATTTAATAGGGTATCTTTAAGGGGTAATTTTCTTGAGATGGGCCCGTGTGTTACTTACAACGAAATACTTCAGATTGGTGAAAAAAATATTCCAAGTTTGTTTTATGAATTTATTTCGAAATTTAATGACAAAATATATTTAAATAGCATTAACCTTGCGAATGGTTTTTATTATAAAAACACCATTTTTGATATTTATCCTTTATTATTAAGCCTTGATGCACAAATTGAGTTTAAAAATGTTTTAACAAAAAAAACTTATGTTTTTAGTGCTTATAATTTAAATAGAGCTGATTATATTGCAAATCGAAGTACTATTCTTGTTACTAAATTTAAATTTCCAATGATGAATTTATGGAATAGAAGCTTTTATCATAAAGTATTTTTTAATACCTTATCCTTTGATATTTTAGAAGAAACAGACATTATTTTTATATGTGTTCTTTTAAATATAAAAAGAGACGTTATAAATGATTTTTTGTTAAAAATATTCTATGATGATAAAGTGATCGTTATAAAGGATTTTCAGATTTTACTTTTAAACAAATCTTTGCCACTTTCATTTTCCGAGATGGAAAATTCTCTTAAAATGTTGGATAAAAATATAAGAGATTCTAAAAATTTTAATATAGGAGAGAGAAATTTAAAGCTAATAAAGAATTTTTATTTAGATATGTTAATGAGTTTTAATTTTTAA
- a CDS encoding HPr family phosphocarrier protein, with protein MVKKEAIIKAVNGLHVRPASTFVKKAKEYSSEITIESDGKSVSGKSLFRLQTLELSSGKKLLICAEGEDEEIAASQLAELIESFKE; from the coding sequence ATGGTAAAAAAAGAAGCAATTATTAAGGCTGTAAACGGTTTACATGTTAGACCTGCATCAACTTTTGTAAAAAAAGCTAAAGAATATTCCAGTGAAATAACAATAGAGTCCGATGGAAAGTCTGTTAGCGGGAAAAGTTTGTTTAGGCTTCAAACTTTGGAATTGTCATCGGGTAAAAAGCTTTTGATATGTGCTGAGGGTGAGGATGAGGAGATTGCTGCTTCACAACTTGCAGAGCTTATCGAATCTTTTAAGGAATGA
- the ptsP gene encoding phosphoenolpyruvate--protein phosphotransferase — protein MTLSGKRISKGIGIGEVLCIRKNFDKIVSREKIDFSQVNSEISKFNKAKSKAIKALKDLERKAVRQFGDDKKGIFEGQVLIVEDDEFTELVIELIIKENYSAAYSIYLAFENLVKSVEDYKDPYLKERASDYKDIRNRLISIILGQVTDFSEINKDIILVTEELTPSDTMQFDLNYVKGFLTAVGGETSHAAILARTMGLPALVMTLLDIDALKDGDKIVIDAMSSIVIKNPSSDELDLYKGKILRQVEMEKELFSLKDKDAETKDGVKVLLKANIGTPIDITYVNKYGVEGIGLFRTEFLYMKSLQPPTEDEQFEAYKRVIDTMEKKGVVTIRTLDVGGDKEIPYLNFKKEENPFLGFRALRMYKEFEELIQAQFNAILRASHYGKIRVMVPMLTRYEEIETIEYFVNNAKSNLKSRNLPFDENLEVGCMIEVPSAALISSKLANKLKFFSIGTNDLTQYVLAVDRGNQKISNLYDKYNPAVLKLIKKVLDDGVSSGIDVSVCGELGGDDAGALLLVGLGFRSLSMIPSATLRVKYLLKKYTIMELEELANRVLNSNSEQETLIYFDKFIGD, from the coding sequence ATGACTTTATCGGGCAAAAGAATATCCAAAGGAATAGGCATTGGAGAAGTTCTTTGTATTAGGAAAAATTTTGATAAAATTGTAAGTAGAGAAAAAATCGACTTTTCTCAAGTTAACAGTGAAATATCAAAATTTAATAAAGCTAAATCAAAAGCAATTAAAGCGCTTAAGGATCTTGAGAGAAAAGCTGTACGTCAATTTGGAGATGATAAAAAAGGTATTTTTGAAGGTCAAGTGCTGATCGTTGAGGACGATGAATTTACAGAGCTTGTTATTGAGCTTATTATAAAAGAAAATTATAGTGCTGCTTATTCTATTTATTTAGCGTTTGAAAATTTGGTTAAAAGTGTGGAAGATTATAAAGATCCTTATTTAAAGGAAAGAGCGTCTGATTATAAGGACATTAGGAATAGATTGATTTCTATCATTTTAGGCCAAGTAACCGATTTTTCTGAGATTAATAAAGATATTATTCTTGTTACCGAAGAATTAACTCCATCTGATACTATGCAATTTGACTTAAATTATGTTAAAGGGTTTTTAACTGCGGTTGGGGGAGAAACTTCTCATGCTGCTATTTTGGCAAGAACAATGGGACTTCCGGCTCTTGTTATGACTTTGTTAGATATTGATGCGTTAAAGGATGGTGATAAGATAGTTATTGATGCAATGTCTTCTATTGTTATCAAAAATCCTTCTTCTGATGAGCTTGATCTTTATAAAGGCAAGATTTTGCGTCAAGTAGAGATGGAAAAAGAGCTTTTTTCTTTAAAAGATAAAGACGCTGAAACAAAAGATGGCGTAAAAGTACTTTTAAAGGCAAATATTGGAACACCTATTGATATTACCTATGTTAATAAATATGGTGTTGAGGGAATAGGTCTTTTTAGAACAGAATTCTTATATATGAAATCTTTACAACCCCCAACAGAAGATGAGCAGTTTGAAGCTTATAAAAGAGTTATAGATACGATGGAAAAAAAGGGGGTTGTAACGATTCGTACTCTTGATGTTGGTGGAGACAAGGAAATTCCTTATCTTAATTTTAAGAAAGAGGAAAATCCTTTTTTGGGCTTTAGGGCGCTTAGAATGTATAAGGAATTCGAAGAATTGATTCAAGCACAGTTTAATGCTATTTTGAGGGCTAGTCATTATGGGAAAATAAGAGTGATGGTACCCATGCTTACCAGATATGAAGAGATTGAGACGATCGAATATTTTGTCAATAATGCAAAAAGCAACCTAAAGTCTAGAAATTTGCCTTTTGATGAAAATTTGGAAGTGGGCTGCATGATAGAAGTTCCTTCAGCAGCGTTAATTTCCTCTAAACTTGCCAATAAATTAAAATTTTTTAGTATAGGAACTAACGATTTAACCCAATATGTTTTAGCTGTTGATCGTGGTAATCAAAAAATATCAAATTTATATGACAAGTATAATCCTGCTGTGTTGAAATTAATTAAAAAGGTTCTTGACGATGGAGTTAGTTCTGGGATTGATGTCTCTGTTTGTGGTGAACTTGGAGGAGACGATGCTGGAGCGTTGCTTCTTGTAGGTCTTGGATTTAGGTCTTTGAGCATGATTCCTAGCGCTACACTTAGAGTTAAATATTTGCTTAAAAAATACACAATAATGGAATTGGAAGAGTTGGCAAATAGAGTTTTAAATAGTAATTCTGAGCAAGAAACTTTAATTTATTTTGATAAATTTATAGGAGATTAG
- the crr gene encoding PTS glucose transporter subunit IIA codes for MGFLDFFKKTATLDLIAPISGKVMSIDKVPDEAFAEKIVGDGIAILPTSNELLAPCDGKIGKIFKTNHAFSLETKEGVEIFVHFGINTLNLNGKGFTRVAEEGINVKQGEVIIRLDLEYLKEHSESVITPVVIANSDEVSSIEYSFGKLENDSEYILLSTTVLTEEIRHKISQTKPVTAGKDLVLRVKK; via the coding sequence ATGGGGTTTTTAGATTTTTTTAAAAAAACCGCTACATTGGATTTGATTGCTCCGATTAGTGGAAAAGTTATGTCAATTGATAAGGTTCCTGATGAAGCGTTTGCTGAAAAAATAGTTGGCGATGGAATTGCAATCCTTCCAACAAGTAATGAATTGCTAGCGCCTTGTGATGGTAAAATAGGTAAAATTTTTAAAACTAATCATGCCTTTAGTCTTGAAACTAAAGAGGGTGTTGAAATTTTTGTTCATTTTGGAATTAATACTCTTAATTTAAATGGCAAAGGCTTTACAAGAGTTGCCGAAGAAGGCATTAATGTTAAACAAGGCGAGGTTATTATTAGGCTTGATCTTGAATATTTAAAAGAGCATTCAGAATCTGTTATTACTCCGGTTGTTATTGCAAATTCTGATGAAGTTTCAAGCATAGAATATTCTTTTGGAAAGCTTGAAAATGATAGTGAATATATTTTATTGTCAACAACTGTTTTAACAGAAGAAATTAGGCATAAAATATCTCAAACAAAGCCTGTTACGGCGGGTAAAGATTTGGTGTTGCGAGTTAAAAAGTAA